Genomic segment of Nitrospirota bacterium:
TTTACACTAATGAATTTATCGTTTTCGGTAAACTAAGGAGTGAATACAAATATGAGTGGTAAAAAGGTTTTTGAATTAGCCCGTGAATTTAATATGAAAAGCAAGGAACTCCTCGATATCCTGAAGAGTCTCGGCATAGCTGCATCAACCCATATGTCGGTGCTTGATGAAAGCTCTATCGCCCTTGTAAGTGCAAAGTTAAACAAAACGGCAGATGGCATAGGGAAGGCTAATGAGTCGTTTAAGGAAATAAAAGGTACTCCTAAGACGATACTGATAAAGAAAAAAGCTGCTGCGCCTTTGCCTGAAGAGATCCTGCCGGCTGCTCCAGTTGAGGAGGCAGCGAAAAGTACAGAGAAAAAGGGCAGTCAGGAGTTAAAGGAAGATGATAAAAAGCTTGAAGAGAATGTAATCAGAAAATTAAAGGAGTTTAGGGAACTCGGGGTATTAAAGGAAGATTTTCAGGCAGGGCAAACTGTTTCAGCGCCCGGCGAACAGGTCGTTGCTGCTGATGTCAATCCACTGCCGGAGATTAAGGAGTCACTTGCCCAGCCTGCTGAAGATATTCCCATTGCAGAAGAAACACCTGTGATCGTTAAACCAGAAGAAGAAAAAACTGATATTAAAGGTCAAAAGAAGAAGGGTATTAAGGTTATTGCGGGTGAGGTGGATGAAGACCTGGTAATTTCTCAGAAATGGAAGGGTTTTAAGGTCATCCCCAAAAAGGTTAAAAAATTTAAATCAGCTGCTACCGACAGAAGGGCCAAGGGGAGCCTGCAGGCCGATATAACAAAGCCAAGGAAGAAGATTATTAAACTGTATGAAGGTATCACTGTAAAAGAGTTTGCAGACTTGATAGGCCACAAGTCGAATGAAGTAATCGCCAGGCTGATAGAGATGGGGATGATGGTTCCGGTTAACAACCCTATTGATGTGGATGCTGCCGTTCTGATCGCAGACGCCTTTGGGTTGAAGGTAGAGATAGCTGCAGAGAAGAAACTGGAAGAGTACATAGAAGAGGTTGAGGATGTTCCTGAAACATTACAGGCTCGTGCCCCTGTTGTTACAATTATGGGTCATGTTGACCATGGTAAGACATCTCTTCTGGATGCAATAAGGAAGACACGGGTCACTGAAGGTGAAGCAGGAGGCATTACACAGCATATTGGCGCATATGTTGTAGAGACAAACGGGAAAAAGATTGTATTTCTGGATACTCCCGGTCATGAGGCATTTACTGCTATGCGTGCACGCGGTGCAAAGGTTACCGATATTGTTATCCTGGTTGTAGCTGCAGATGATGGTATCATGCCCCAGACCATTGAGGCTATAAATCATGCGAGAGCGGCTAACGTGCCTATTATTGTTGCAATAAACAAGATTGATAAACCTGGTTCAAGTCCTGAACGAATAAGGCAGGAGCTGACAAAACATGGATTAGTACCTGAAGAGTGGGGAGGACAGAATATCGTTGCCGAAGTATCGGCAAAACAGAAGACAGGCCTTGATCATCTTCTTGAGATGATACTTCTTCAGGCGGAGGTGCTTGAACTGAAGGCTAACCCTGACAAAAAGGCGAGAGGAGTTATTCTTGAGGCCAAGCTTGACAAAGGAAGGGGCCCTGTTGCCACGGTATTAGTTCAAAACGGGACTCTCAAGCAGGGAGATCCATTTGTATGCGGAACTTTTTTTGGAAGGGTCAGGCTGCTGCTGAATGATGTTGGAAAGCCGTTGCAGATTGCATATCCTTCCACTCCTGTTGAAGTTATAGGATTGTCAGGGGTTCCCCAGGCAGGTGATACATTCGTGGTTGCCGAGGATGAACAGATCGCAAGATCTATCGCCACTGACAGACAGCAGAAGCAGAGGGTTGCCGGACTCGAGAAGGCAAAGAAGGTTACACTTGATGAATTATACAGTCAGATAAAGGATGGTGTTGTCCGTGAGCTGAAGATAATTATAAAGGGAGATGTCCAGGGATCTGTAGAGGCCGTCAATGAAGCGCTGGAAAGACTCGGAACTGACGCAGTTAAGGTCAGGGTTATTCATGGCGGTGTTGGAGGGATTACAGAAACAGACGTAATGCTTGCGGCTGCTTCCAATGCCATAATTGCAGGATTTAATGTGAGACCGGAACCCAAGGCAGTAACTCTTGCCGAAAAGGAAAAAGTTGATATCCGTCTCTATAACATTATTTATGATGCAGTGGCAGATGTTAAGGCTGCGATGGAAGGACTCCTCGAGCCTACTCTAAAGGAGCATATAAAAGGCCGGGCAGAGGTCAGGGAGGTCTTCACTATCCCCAAGATCGGGAGCATTGCAGGGTCATACATCCTTGATGGGGTCATATCAAGATCAACTACAGGTGTCAGATTGATACGGGATAATGTTGAGATTTATAAAGGTAAGATCTCGTCGCTGCGGCGTTTCAAGGATGATGTTCGCGAGGTCCAGGCGGGCTATGAGTGCGGCATTGGGATTGAGAATTTTAATGACATCAAGGTGGGAGATATCATAGAGGCATATGTTATAGAAAAGATTGCGGGAAAATTATAAGACAATTAAAGTATATTTTCTGATAATTATTTTTTATTATGATTGTGGGCCTGTGTACTGTCGAACTTTTTATTCCAGATAGCGGTTCTCTGAAAGGAAAACGGCAGGTTATCAAGAGTATCAAAGACCGTATCAGGCAAAAGTTTAATGTTTCAGTTGCTGAGATTGGTGATCAGGATCTCTGGCAGAGAGCGGTTTTTGGAATTGCCTGTGTTGGGAGTGAAAAGAAGTTTGTCAATGGCGTGCTGGATAAGATAATTGGTTTTATCTCTGAAGAACACTCCGTAGAATTGCTGAAACATAATATAGAGTTTGTGTAAATATTTATTATATGAGATGCAACAGTATAAACGGACAGACAGGATAGGTGACCAGATCAGGGCCGAAATCGCGGATATTATTGCGAGAAAATTAAAAGACCCGAGAGTTGGTTTTGTCACAGTTACGTCGGTTGATGTGAGTGATGATCTCAGGCATGCAAAGGTTTACATAAGCATACTTGGAGATGAGAAAACACAAGTAGAGACAATGAAAGGACTCAACAGCGCATCTGGTTATGTAAGGGGAGAGATAGGACGGAGGATAAAGATTAAGTTTACCCCGGATATAGTATTCAGATTGGATAACTCTCTTGAAGAGGCCGCCCACGTCCTTGATATCCTGGATCATATTAAGAAAGAGGATGAAAATTGAGCATTGATAAGATAATAGAAACGTTTAAGAAAAAAGAGAGTTTCATGTTAACTACCCATATGAATCCTGAGGGTGATGCCATTGGTTCAACACTTGCGCTTGCCCTTGCCTTGTTGTCGTTAGGTAAGAACGTTACGATCAATACGCTCGATCCTGTTCCAGGAATTCTCAGGTTTCTCCCTTCAAGTGACAAGGTTCATCAGGTCAGGAAAGTTGACCGGCGGTTCGATGCCGTAATTGTACTCGACTGCGGTGACCTTGAAAGGGTAGGTTTTTTAAGCAAAGACAATATACCTGCAGATATCCTGATTAATATTGACCACCACAAGACTAATCCCTGCTTTGGGACGATAAACCTCGTGGAAGAGGCAGTTGCCTCAGCAGACATTGTATATACCATCATAAAGAAGATGGGAATACCGGTTACACCGGAGATTGCAATATGTATTTATACCGCGATAATGACTGAAACGGGTTCGTTCAGGTATACCAATACTACGGATCATACCCTCCGCGTAGCAGGTGAAATGATCGGCTACGGCGCTAATCCGGCGGAGATTGCTGATAAAGTTTATAACAGAAACAGCATCGGCAGACTGAGTTTGCTCGGACTTGTACTGTCAACGCTTAAATTGAGCGAAGACGGAAAGATTGCGTGGATTACTGTTACTGAAGAAATGTTTAAGGAAACGGGAACATCAAAAGAAGATACTGAGGACCTGATAAACTACCCGAGGTCTGTAGAGGGTGTTGAGGTAGCGATTTTATTCAGACAGTCAAAAGATGAATGGAAACTGAGCTTCCGGTCAAACGGAAAGGTTGATGTGGCATTAGTATCCCTGGAGTTTGGCGGCGGCGGGCATAGCATGGCGGCTGGCTGTTTATTAAAGGGTTCATTTGACGAGGTTAAGAAGAAGGTAGTAGGGAAGGTGG
This window contains:
- the infB gene encoding translation initiation factor IF-2, yielding MSGKKVFELAREFNMKSKELLDILKSLGIAASTHMSVLDESSIALVSAKLNKTADGIGKANESFKEIKGTPKTILIKKKAAAPLPEEILPAAPVEEAAKSTEKKGSQELKEDDKKLEENVIRKLKEFRELGVLKEDFQAGQTVSAPGEQVVAADVNPLPEIKESLAQPAEDIPIAEETPVIVKPEEEKTDIKGQKKKGIKVIAGEVDEDLVISQKWKGFKVIPKKVKKFKSAATDRRAKGSLQADITKPRKKIIKLYEGITVKEFADLIGHKSNEVIARLIEMGMMVPVNNPIDVDAAVLIADAFGLKVEIAAEKKLEEYIEEVEDVPETLQARAPVVTIMGHVDHGKTSLLDAIRKTRVTEGEAGGITQHIGAYVVETNGKKIVFLDTPGHEAFTAMRARGAKVTDIVILVVAADDGIMPQTIEAINHARAANVPIIVAINKIDKPGSSPERIRQELTKHGLVPEEWGGQNIVAEVSAKQKTGLDHLLEMILLQAEVLELKANPDKKARGVILEAKLDKGRGPVATVLVQNGTLKQGDPFVCGTFFGRVRLLLNDVGKPLQIAYPSTPVEVIGLSGVPQAGDTFVVAEDEQIARSIATDRQQKQRVAGLEKAKKVTLDELYSQIKDGVVRELKIIIKGDVQGSVEAVNEALERLGTDAVKVRVIHGGVGGITETDVMLAAASNAIIAGFNVRPEPKAVTLAEKEKVDIRLYNIIYDAVADVKAAMEGLLEPTLKEHIKGRAEVREVFTIPKIGSIAGSYILDGVISRSTTGVRLIRDNVEIYKGKISSLRRFKDDVREVQAGYECGIGIENFNDIKVGDIIEAYVIEKIAGKL
- the rbfA gene encoding 30S ribosome-binding factor RbfA, producing MQQYKRTDRIGDQIRAEIADIIARKLKDPRVGFVTVTSVDVSDDLRHAKVYISILGDEKTQVETMKGLNSASGYVRGEIGRRIKIKFTPDIVFRLDNSLEEAAHVLDILDHIKKEDEN
- a CDS encoding DUF503 domain-containing protein, whose protein sequence is MIVGLCTVELFIPDSGSLKGKRQVIKSIKDRIRQKFNVSVAEIGDQDLWQRAVFGIACVGSEKKFVNGVLDKIIGFISEEHSVELLKHNIEFV
- a CDS encoding bifunctional oligoribonuclease/PAP phosphatase NrnA, whose amino-acid sequence is MSIDKIIETFKKKESFMLTTHMNPEGDAIGSTLALALALLSLGKNVTINTLDPVPGILRFLPSSDKVHQVRKVDRRFDAVIVLDCGDLERVGFLSKDNIPADILINIDHHKTNPCFGTINLVEEAVASADIVYTIIKKMGIPVTPEIAICIYTAIMTETGSFRYTNTTDHTLRVAGEMIGYGANPAEIADKVYNRNSIGRLSLLGLVLSTLKLSEDGKIAWITVTEEMFKETGTSKEDTEDLINYPRSVEGVEVAILFRQSKDEWKLSFRSNGKVDVALVSLEFGGGGHSMAAGCLLKGSFDEVKKKVVGKVAEAVGRVAHNK